The genomic window TTTTATTGTTTGAAGAGgtcaaatataaaataaaaattcaaatcaaattaaaaagaaaaaagaaaggcctACTTCTTGAAAATATATGTTATCCTGATTTGTTTCTGCTGACAACAGCCTAATTCAAAAGGAAATAGACCCTTCTATGCAAAAGGATAGAAAATTACTTAATGCAATGCCTGCAATTTCACATGAAGAATTTCACTGAATGGATGAGTGAATAAATCAGTGCTGTGCATTATGCAGAACACTGCACAATCAAAAATACACCAAATAGgctgtaatttttaaaaccaaCATTCTGCTTTAGACTTCATAATAGAAATCTGAATTCCTAGTAAACAATTCCCTTGTTTTTCTGATTGTAACATGTTACTGGCAATTCTATGAAGGTCAAAATAATGCTACCAATTCTTTGAAGATATTTATTAGATCTTAGTCATACCTGCAAGGTATGATCAAGGCCTTTTAATGCAGGGACTGATTGAATCCATAATTAATGCCATATAAAGACATCTCTATTAAAAAGCACCAAATTAACCAGTTGTCCTGGTTTCTGCTGTGATAGACTTCATGAACACCAGTTTATAAAAATGGACAAGCAAAAACTAGAAAAAGATCTCTTGTCATGAGAAATCAAGAAGTTAAGGGAAGAAGAACTACAAATGGttcaagaaaatgcttgtccctTACAAATTAAATTGTCTAGTGTTTAAATGTGCTTTGGGAATCCTACAGAGAACAGATCTAGATAAAAAAGGAACCTAAATAAGCAggtctgaggggtttttttcaaggtCAGGGTTTTTCCTaggttttatttcagcaaaaattGGCACAGATGTCTCAGGCCTCAGATATCAAAACTTTAAATTTTATACATGAGCTCACATATAGTAAACTTGAAATTTTGTTTGGATGGATCATTAAGTGAGATCGCAAGATACTAAAATTATTAATGCAATTTAGATAATAACGAAACTTGCATGTGagggaaaattttattttaccaaTACAAGGTCTTAAGTCATGGAGATATGCAGAAAGCTGGGTTGCTGCCCTGCAGCAAAAGCtagtaggtttttttaaattgtgactACATTGCTCAACCAGTAGAGAACACATCACTTCGTGTGCCGGCTGTGGTTTATAAAGGCATCTGGACTGACTAACTTCTTCAGAATTGGGTCTTCTGTTCATGGAATAAGACAGACTCTGAAATGAACTTCTGCCAACCCACAGCCTGCAGAGTAATTAAAATCAGCGGAAAAAAAGAATGTACGTCAAAGCAAAGCTATTATTTAAAGTCAAAAGAGGGTGGGGAACGCTTTAGCATTCTAGATACACTTTTATACAGCTAGATCTCATGGTGATACTCAGTCTAGatatttttacacattttcaAGATGTATTTTATTAATCCTGTATTCTGCTTTCATTATTAATTATTCAAAAAGCCTTTGGACTACAAAGATGTTGCTCAAGTTTGTTTTATACTAGGCTGAAAGATTCAGGCAGAGCTTTTGATTTATTCTTCACAGTACCAATAGCAACTATTCAATGTGTATTTTGATATACATATATTCTTCATATTGTATTTAAGGTAAGATTAGGGTACTTCTTGGAATAGAATTGGAAGCATTTCTTAACAACGTTAACTTTTTACTGAAAACTTCTGTTAATTCACTCAAAAAATGTGCTTTGTATGTCCATATCTTCTCCTTAATAGTAGTAGTGTTTACTTGGAATTTGTTTCAATGAATTACTTAATTTTAGGCATGTAAGTAGTTCCACTGAAGTCAAAGTGAAGTACTTGTATATACTGGAAATAGTTATGGGTCAACTTTGGATTCAGAACATATTTTTGAAGCATGATGTTGTTCAGTCCCTCAAGCACTTTTTTAGATATTGTTTGTCTTTTGTAGCTTTAGGCAAAATGGCCACTATGCTAGTTTCTGTCTCCTTATTGTCATGAAGGACACTATTGCatccatttttttcaaaaacaagcTTACTATATTCTGTGGAGGTTTATTCCTATCTGCatgtattaaaagaaaagagacagaatttttttttagagattAAGTGTAGATCTGATGTCTGTAGAATAGAGTTagcatgtgttttaaaaagatgGAGTTGATCTCAGACTGTTCTGATCTTGCAGATTTTAATTATTGTGAGCAGTTCTCAGCAATGCTGACTAGTATTTCAGTGCTGCAACCAGCTGAAACAGAAATTCAGACTGGCAAAGTGAGAATTAGGATAGTTTCAAAAATGCCCACCAAGTTTGCCGAGCAGTTTTAACAAGAGTTGCTAAAGTAGCCGGAAGTTTTAGTGCTTGTAGACACTACTCACTGGTACCCAGCTGGATATCAGCTGGTTAGTGGGAATCATCACAAATCCTCTCACTGGGTTAGTGGAAAATCCAGTGGCCATACTAGTCGGttcttttaaaagcaggaattaaaattttgatttagCTTACTGAAATACTAGGGAATCAGCAAATTCCATTCACTAGGAAGGCATTTTGTCCCAAAGAAGAATTAATGTCTTGTGAAATTAATTGACTGATGTGCTGTGTTGTACATCTCCACAAAAtcccattttaattttatttagaagtttattttccagaaaagtGTTTTGCTCACAAGTGTGATAGAAAAATGTCTGAATTATAAtacctttttaaatttttggttgGCTTGGGTGTTTTTATTCCTTACCAGAAGGCAGATAATTCAGATGCCTTTAAATTCTTGGcttgaaaaaaatctatagAGTGTAGCACGTTACTGATGTGTATTGATAGGACTCAAGGACACATTTCAGTGTGGGAGACAGGAGTTTGGATGATAGCATTTCTATTAACATAACTAGGGCTTGCAGGCTGTGATCATTCTGGCACTGGAGCATTCCCAGATGTGCACTTGAATCCTTGTGCGCTGCCAGCTGGCATGGCTGAGTGCTGGTGAACAACCAGCcttcttctgctgttttcaaGAAGGACCCCTTAAAAAGGAAACTTAGAAAGAGTCTGCTTTCCACCCACATCCTCTCACTACCTGCTGTGCAGCAAGAGGTTTGTGCTACTGGACACTTGGTTGCTCATGTGGGTACCACTGACAGACATAGAAACAGGATCCCACAGATCCATGGCACTACCCATTATAGCCAAATCCGTGTGGCCAAATCTGACCCACAGCCTTCTTGGCTGAAAAGTGATAAACAAAATGGAGCAATCCATGgcagaattttcttctcttgactCTTAGTAAATTCATTTGGTCTCTGTCAAGTGCAGTAAATGTTACTATTCAGTTTTCCATCCTTCAAAGTAGCATGAGAACCAGATGTTTTGATTAAAATCTGCTCCAGGCAAATGCAgctattcttttttccttttatcctgtTGCCTGACACTTATGCTTAGCAGGATTTTTTATAATATCTTCGTTTCACttgcaaatctgtattttaacattcttcagtatttttctctgaaCAAGCACCTAATTTCTCATTAGTGTCACCAGTCTACAGTTTTGAGCAACACATTTTGACAGATACTAAGCTATCTGTTATGTGTGCATTAATTTGCTAGGAGTCATCTCTCTATTTTCCCTCTTAGTCTCAATATAGGTTGACTGAGTGTACATATCTGTagtggctgatggagccctctttaaataaaaacccaaactatgctaaaccatgacagtaTCTGAAAACATATTGAAAGTACATATATATGGATTTTGAGAATTTATTATGAAAGTACCATATAACCAGTATATATGACTAATATTTTATAGCACTATAACTGGAAAGTCATTTCTCTAAATAATATGGCAAACACAGAAAATCTGCTATCTATCATAGCTGGCAgggttggggcttttttcaaGCTTTTGCTTAGAAAATTAACAAGGCTAATTGACCTGATGATTTCTAGCTCATTTGACTTACTGCTACATAATTTTATTAGGACCAGATATTAAAAGAAGCGGGTgttacttgtgctgctacctgaGGCCTCCCACTTAGCTGCATGATCTCTGAAAGTCATCTAGCATGTGTTGTGACaggaatttttgttttgcacaCTTGAGTAAGATCTGTGTTAAAACCAATAggttctgttttaaaataagtggTGAGACTAAGAGATTTCTTTcgtgtcctttttttttcttaaagtagTTTCATAAATTTACTCTATTCTATTACTCACTTATGTTTCTTTgatttcaaaatgctttcactttgcagtgctgcaggccTGCTTGCAACTGATTGCTGACAGCAAAAGTGATATCCAACAGAAAGGTAAGAATATGTGCCATGATTTATAGTTAACTATTCCATGGGATAACTGTTTCAAAAAATTTTCCTAACTTCTAAGCAGTAGAAGTTTTGACTGAGTTTTGACAacaaacttaaaaattaaaaaaacccccaccaataacaaaataaaacaaaaaacaacaaggTCCCTGCATCTGGAAGGTCCCTATATCTGGATGTCTCTTGCAAATATCATCTTTTCTGTGGGGAAATCCAGCTAGTAAGACTGGAAGTTTTGTCTAGAAGTCAGCTTTGTTAATTTTTGGCCagtgaaaaggaagaatatAACCTTTCTGATCacctaaaattattttttcttttagatgaTTCAAGCATTGTCCCTTGGCTCCTGAGCTTTAAACGTGGAACAGCTCTGGaagaacaaggaaataaaatagtGGTCAAAGAAACGGgttattttttcatatatggccaggtgagaaagctcAGTTCACTTCAGCATCTGACTTTCGTAAGGATTTTTCAATGCCTCCATACATTAAGTTTGAAGTTTTCACCTCCTCTATCTGTAGGTTTTATATACGGATACAACATTTGCTATGGGACACCTAATACAGAGGAAGAAGGCTCATGTGTTTGGTGATGATCTCAGCTTGGTGACATTGTTTCGCTGCATCCAAAATATGCCACAATCTTATCCAAATAATTCTTGCTATACTGCTGGTAAAtatctgcattttccttttctttgtttgcaaAAAAACTGTATCAAATGGAATCTCTAGTGTTGGGCAATTGTATTGTAGCAGTCATAAAGAACTAACTGCaaaattacagaatattttcagaagatACGGTTTTATATAAAGTATCAACAGTTGGAGATTATGCATCTAACTTGGTGATCTGAACAATTTTGCTCTCTTGATTGACTCTGTAAAATGGTTAGACATTTTGGTGCTTCCAGTTAGATGCCTGAGGCAGAGGAGTACCTACTGTCCTTATTGAAGAACTCAGTTTTACTTAGGAGTTGAATTCCACATTTAgttatattaaatataatatatatttataatatataaaaataatataacaaTAGTTATATTAAAGAGctatattttcctttgaaatgtcACATACGAATTTTAGCCATCCAATATGTGCAAACCATACTGTGATATTTCTCCTCCTTTTAAAGGCTACTGCATTTTTAGTCTTTGGTTAGATGAAAAACAGTTAATTCCTATAAGGTGCTCTTCATGACTGCACAGATTAGAAACACCACAAAAAagaacaattaaaatatttaatgcaagTCCTGCAGGCTCAATGCTCAATGTATGTGTATATTCCTGCAGTAGTATTTAAGGAGTTGGTGTCAAGGCCTATAAAACCTCATTTATCATCTCTTATCTGTCTGTCACTTCACCTTAATGGTGGATTTGAGGGTTTTCTCTTTGGTTATTTTCCAGCACTCTTTTTTCAATGTGTTATGAAAAAGTGGGCAACACTGAGTGATGGAGTTGACTGTCAGCAATAAATGGCATTAAACAAATGGGATGTGGCAGGaagctaatttttttccaaataaaattaaattccaactaactaactaactagATACTTTGTCCTGGCAATTGAGGCTGTCCAAACgtttcctttaattttctgGCCCCTCAGCCTCACATTCTGGCAACATAATCACCTTCAATTTCATGTATACTCTGACTTTACCCTTGTATTACTGTTCCCATTTCTTAACTAGGATCTCTATCTTGCCACTTCATGATTCCtgcttcccaaattcccactgtTCTGTTTTCACCTGGAAAAGCAGTTCTGACTGCTCTCTCTCATGCTGTTGAGCATGTGTCACAGCAGATGTTAGATGTgttctcagctcagcagctgcagcttgaAGGCAAGATGCTCTTGGTTATATCAGCTGATGTGTGGCTGGCAGGAAGCACTTTTGTGCTCTGCAGTTGCAGTGGATAAGCTGATTCATTAGGTTGGTAAAGCTCATAAGACCTCCTCCACAAGTGTGGGAATGGAGTGGTCTAGGGCCAGTAATACTCAATGCTGACTTTGACTGTCTCATTACCATAACATGAGGAACCTGGGTACACCACTGTTAGAAATTTTTGCAGTGTTTGCTTAAGTGAACTGTGTTATGCCGAGTGCAGTGTGGAAATTAAGTCCAGCTTCACAGAAGATGTTAAGTGTCCGCTTTGGATAGGCTGTAAACTCTAAGATTATGCCTTAAGATAAAAGCACTCATCACAAATAACAAGCCATGCTTCCATTTGCAAGATGACACATAATGACTTTTGAATACCATTTATAAAATAGTGTATTTGATATATTAacttaaaaatattccaaatcTTTTGCCAGGCATTGCAAAATTAGAAGAAGGGGATGAACTTCAACTTACAATACCACGGAGAAGGGCTAAAATATCCTTGGATGGAGACGGTACTTTTTTTGGTGCAGTAAGACTCCTCTGAAGCCTTTCATTTCTGTTATTATGCTTAATGCCATTTTCTTCTCTACCTATGCCTTTGTCAGAAAAAATATTGGATTGTAATAAAGCTTCCAATTCAACCTCTCCTAATTCATCACAGGCTTCtaaaaattttcttcactttaaTAAGCAAACCCAAAACAGGAAACATACCAGACATGCTTGTGATATAGCCACCATGTGATTACCAGAAAGCCAATTCATTTTAGACAATAGGAGACTCTAGATAACAACTATAAAGCAATGAGGTTTTGGCTTTGAAACAATTTGTTGTCCGTATGGTAAATCAAAGAAGGAGTTGACCAAAAATAACAGCATGAGCAGGACTGCAGACTATCGAATTGTTATCCATGATTGAAAAGgaaatctaaaataaaagtGTATCTTAGATTTGCATTCTTTCATCAATAAAGTATTTGATATATAATGTGTGGGGAAGAAACATCGAACAGTAGATTTCTCACCACAAAATGAAATTGTTAGGTGGGTtctgagttttggggtttttttctttccccaaaaatactgggaaaggaaaaattctaAATGTCTGggataatgaaaacaaatatacaGAATAGTAGCCACTGTCTTGCTTCTTCTGTGTGAACAAAAAGTGAATAAATTACTAAAATCTGTTAGCATTTACtaattagaattaattttactgaaaaaaaggaCATGTAAAATGCTTCAACAGCTCAATCTTCAAAGCATTGCTGCTTGTTAAGGAATATGTCTACACTTCTATGTAAACAAGGCTGGCACAGGAAGAAACACAGTGAAATTAGACACAATACCATGAATTGGATTTCTGGCTCCATAATTTCTGCAGTCATATAAagatgtgtatatatatacagtatatagatatatttgtatatatttgaAAGTATATACACAGACATATGTCTTGGGCATTTGGGCATAGAATTTTATCTTCTTTCGAACAGTTTATCTAATGGAAATATTACttcatacatattttttttgtatttccctttcttcttgctATGATCCATTCTATCCAAtatagtaaaaagaaaaatccaataGATCTGGAACCAGCCGTGCAACTAAGAAACACTTGTATCTCAGAggctttttctgcagttttgaaTATAGTGCTGTTTGACAAAAATATTCAGAGCTGTAGAACAAATAAACAGAtgtcctttttccctttcttttgtcTGGCCACTTAGTTCAGTAGATAGtatttatgccttttttttccccaaatattgTATGGTCAAAGGAGCTATTGTACTTTTTCCCCTGATCTTAAAGAAGCATTGAAGTGGTATTGGAATAGATAAAAAGTAAAACCCCAAGTAATGAATTGtacttaatttgaaaatattttttaggaCCTGAGAATTGTGGTATATAAGCTCACTTAGTAAAGAAAAGATGCTCTGTATATTGTAGTCTCCTTGTCTGTTTTTATGAATTGTGATTTGATTGATTTCTCATGGTGATAGACaataaataaaagagatttgGATCTCAGAATTATAGAGCATGGTAaactaatgaaaaaattaattcatcttCTCTGGGCTTCAAGAAGACATTTCAGCAATAAGCATTTGAGTATTGGATTTTTACACTGGGATTTTTATGAAGTTTAACTACAGTTCCAAAATATCTGCAAGTcctcccttttttaaaatgtttttatttgtgtgttgTGGAGCTAAAGCTGCAgctggttttttggtgttttgttttgttggttttgtttttggttttttttttcttttttattattattgttattaaacTTTTATGTGCTGAGTTTGccaaaaaggcattttaaatcCTATACAGGACCCCTCAGTTTAACCAAGGTTGTGCAATGCTGCATGTAGGTAAAAAAACTGTTAGCATGCAGTAAGTTGTCTGTTATTAGTGACATACATTAATGATGCCAAGAATCTCTAATCAGAAGTTTGTTGATTTTAGCATTGATAGGAAAAAATAAGTTGTTACTGTTGCTTTCCCAGAGACTTGGTGGCTAAACTTGCAAATTTAACTTTTATTGTGTAAGCTTCCCCAGTGGTTTTGGTGGGCTTGTGTGTGCTTAGCTTAAGCCATTTCCCTGGCtgtatttcttccttctgctgctgagaaaTGTGCAAAGTGCAGAAGTTAGGAAATGGTCTGGGGCATGATTTGGCTTGTAGGAAAACTTTtgtcttctgaaagaaaaaatttcaaaggTGTTCCCTTCCTTAGAAGGATGAAACTGAACCTCAGGTTTCTTCACCAAAAACTTGAACCATGTTTCTGTGAACCACAAGAACTCCCACATGTGTGCAGAGTGCAAGTTGACAGACTGTTCAGATATTTCTACTGACAAGTCCGGCAGTTTTGTTGCTGTCAGATTAGCTTTTTACTGGCTTCATGAGAAAACTTGTCTTCTCAAAATTAACCTGCTCCTGCACAAAGTTGAGTTTAACAGATCATTTCCTGATCAAAGcataaagaaaaggagaataCTTCATCCTTGATCATTCTGCTAACAAGCTGGGGATACAGAAGGTAGCAAAGTGCACCCAGACCACCATCACACCTACGCTTCAGTGAGTGGGAGTTTGTGAAGCATTCTGCATTTGGGAGATGTTATTTAAATAAGTGTGATGGGTAATAATTAGTATCTAGTTGGTTCATACAATATTCTACATTTTTATCAAGGATATCTAGAATTTCAGACAGGTTTCTGTAATTGCAACAAACTGTGTGAATACTCTGGTTCTTTTTCATGCAGTGTTAAGCAGCAGTGTGGGAAACATAAGGGACTTTTTCTCTCCAGTACATTTTCACAGAAAGTGTGAAGTTGTatcattctttcctttttaataatGTGCAGTTGGCAGATATATAGCTGCTTTGAATGTAATGTATTTAATGTAACTTGTATCTCATCTCTTTTATGTAATGTGCAGTCACACACCCTGCCAACACACAGAGTATATTCATTACATTACATCTGACTGTTCCTCAAATTGCTCAGCATTTGCCATTTTAAGACTTCCATTTCAGTGGTCCCATAGTTTTGCCAAGCTTAAACTGCTGGAGTTGACATTTTCTGTATCTCTGATTTATGTCTTAGGTTGAATTCTCTTGGATAACTTTAGCCCTCAAATTTCTACACTTTTAAAGATGAGGTTAGGAAAAACACATTCTTTGGATTTTAACAATTTGGCTACTTTTTCTTCCAAGGTTTAAAGCCTTTgctttgaaagaagaaatgtgtGTAATGTgaggtttgctttgttttaaacaggG from Corvus hawaiiensis isolate bCorHaw1 chromosome 2, bCorHaw1.pri.cur, whole genome shotgun sequence includes these protein-coding regions:
- the TNFSF13B gene encoding tumor necrosis factor ligand superfamily member 13B isoform X2 is translated as MHISISKLIIWVTLDVHSEECKTELRVQAVSLYHVIILKIELEALRSELVYSVQARSPLDQPLVSPDENKAGTPVSSFLQVSAADARQESRLAGTGPVESFQKEIGNGSRNRGRRSAANTEEKVLQACLQLIADSKSDIQQKDDSSIVPWLLSFKRGTALEEQGNKIVVKETGYFFIYGQVLYTDTTFAMGHLIQRKKAHVFGDDLSLVTLFRCIQNMPQSYPNNSCYTAGIAKLEEGDELQLTIPRRRAKISLDGDGTFFGAVRLL
- the TNFSF13B gene encoding tumor necrosis factor ligand superfamily member 13B isoform X1; the encoded protein is MKSVDCVHVIQQKDTASSPSALPGAVSGATGLFSVTFPWLAMLLSSCLAAVSLYHVIILKIELEALRSELVYSVQARSPLDQPLVSPDENKAGTPVSSFLQVSAADARQESRLAGTGPVESFQKEIGNGSRNRGRRSAANTEEKVLQACLQLIADSKSDIQQKDDSSIVPWLLSFKRGTALEEQGNKIVVKETGYFFIYGQVLYTDTTFAMGHLIQRKKAHVFGDDLSLVTLFRCIQNMPQSYPNNSCYTAGIAKLEEGDELQLTIPRRRAKISLDGDGTFFGAVRLL